Proteins from a genomic interval of Syntrophales bacterium:
- a CDS encoding UPF0175 family protein: MPNQLNIEYPQNLPDILQTTKKAFEEEARMAMAVKLFEMKRLSSGMAASLAGLDRVNFLLNLHRFNVPMIDLEEDELLSDMQNA, from the coding sequence ATGCCCAATCAACTCAATATTGAATATCCACAAAATTTACCGGATATTCTTCAAACAACAAAGAAGGCATTTGAGGAAGAAGCCCGAATGGCGATGGCGGTAAAGTTGTTCGAGATGAAAAGGCTGTCATCCGGCATGGCGGCATCATTGGCCGGACTTGACAGGGTTAATTTTTTACTCAATCTTCATCGGTTCAATGTGCCAATGATTGATCTTGAAGAAGATGAGCTTTTATCGGATATGCAAAATGCCTGA
- a CDS encoding putative DNA binding domain-containing protein, with the protein MFASTDNISELIRIGESLTLEYKSSFDRKSIETLVAFANANGGTVLVGVEDNGTVLGVSLGKETLNKWLGQVKSSTSPSIIPDIEAFDIDGRTVVAIRISEYPIKPINTRGKYFKRIASSNHQLSLNEITDLYMQSLQLSWDAYEALQEDLNSLSVSKIEQFIGQVNQCDRFTLDKSPLLALEKLKYIVNNRPTWAAMLLFANNPLRHHIHIGRFKTPTIIIDDRQITDTLFDAVEQAMKFLISHISVAFEFDGISVTS; encoded by the coding sequence ATGTTTGCATCAACCGATAATATTAGTGAGCTGATTCGTATAGGCGAATCTCTGACACTTGAATATAAATCCTCATTCGACCGTAAATCGATTGAAACACTCGTGGCTTTTGCCAATGCAAACGGGGGAACTGTGCTGGTAGGAGTTGAGGATAACGGCACTGTCCTGGGGGTAAGTCTGGGTAAAGAGACGCTCAATAAATGGCTGGGACAAGTAAAATCTTCGACGAGTCCCTCTATTATTCCGGATATTGAAGCGTTTGATATTGATGGCCGAACTGTTGTCGCCATACGCATCAGTGAGTATCCGATTAAACCGATCAATACCAGGGGAAAATATTTTAAACGGATTGCCAGTTCCAATCATCAGCTCAGTTTGAATGAAATAACCGATCTATACATGCAGTCGTTACAACTCTCCTGGGATGCTTACGAAGCTCTCCAGGAAGATCTTAATTCCCTGTCTGTGAGCAAGATTGAACAATTTATCGGTCAGGTCAATCAGTGCGACCGTTTTACCTTGGACAAATCTCCGCTGCTGGCCCTTGAAAAGCTCAAGTATATTGTCAATAACCGTCCGACCTGGGCGGCCATGCTCCTGTTTGCCAATAACCCGCTGCGTCATCATATTCATATAGGTCGCTTTAAAACCCCAACCATAATTATAGATGATCGTCAGATTACAGATACCCTGTTTGATGCGGTTGAGCAGGCGATGAAATTTCTTATCTCACATATCAGCGTGGCGTTCGAGTTTGATGGCATATCCGTAACAAGTTAA
- a CDS encoding NAD-dependent epimerase/dehydratase family protein, which yields MKNIFITGANGFIGQALCKRLMADGYQVWGAVRRQEKTEVGCLRSDVGKGQKSEERCRREKG from the coding sequence ATGAAAAATATCTTTATAACAGGCGCAAACGGCTTTATCGGCCAGGCTTTATGCAAGAGGCTGATGGCTGACGGGTACCAGGTGTGGGGAGCTGTCAGGAGGCAGGAAAAGACAGAAGTCGGATGTCTGAGGTCAGATGTCGGGAAAGGACAGAAGTCAGAGGAAAGATGTCGGAGGGAAAAGGGATAA
- a CDS encoding four helix bundle protein, which produces MEEKVGRFEDLEARPMEWRLCRPSFGGFHRVKKEGMRLAVKIYRTLNACRDYGLRDQMQRAAVSVPSNTCPVK; this is translated from the coding sequence ATGGAAGAAAAGGTTGGTAGGTTTGAAGACCTTGAGGCCCGCCCTATGGAATGGCGATTATGTCGCCCCTCCTTCGGAGGATTCCACAGGGTAAAGAAAGAGGGTATGCGACTGGCTGTTAAAATATATCGGACGTTGAATGCTTGCCGTGATTATGGGTTGCGTGACCAGATGCAGAGAGCTGCTGTTTCTGTTCCATCAAACACTTGCCCTGTTAAATAG
- a CDS encoding SDR family oxidoreductase, whose product MNILITGANGFIGQALCKRLMAAGYQVRGAVRRADQMTALPSGVEGAMIGDIGPETDWSEALDGIEGIVHLAARVHVMCESAADPLAAFREVNVEGTKCLAIAAANASVKRFVYISSVKVNGERTRYSGQWSVVSGQEKTEIGRKRDERPTSNIERPTSNEKDEELATPVPSAGATGQADPHRLTQTFVRATCSDKNSHRFAKEKAEDSSDPYTEMDVPEPRDPYAVSKWEAEQILRDIAADTGLEVVVLRPPLVYGPGVKANFLRLLKLIHKGIPLPLGLVRNRRSMVYLGNLVSAIMTCLEHRRAAGETFLISDGEDVSTAELVQKMASAMGRKATLLPVPLVMLKALGLLTGKRAEIDRLTGSLCVDSSKIRELLDWQAPYTFEQGIQETVDWYQSADYAEKDVSRKGAKAQR is encoded by the coding sequence ATGAATATTTTAATAACAGGTGCTAACGGATTTATCGGACAGGCCTTATGCAAAAGACTGATGGCGGCTGGATACCAGGTGCGGGGAGCTGTCAGGCGCGCGGATCAAATGACGGCTTTGCCTTCAGGTGTTGAAGGGGCGATGATCGGGGATATTGGCCCGGAGACTGATTGGTCTGAAGCGCTGGACGGTATTGAGGGCATTGTGCATCTTGCAGCCCGGGTGCATGTTATGTGCGAGAGCGCTGCTGATCCGCTTGCCGCGTTCAGGGAAGTTAATGTTGAGGGGACTAAATGCCTTGCGATTGCGGCTGCGAATGCCAGCGTTAAACGTTTTGTTTATATAAGCTCGGTGAAGGTTAATGGGGAAAGGACGAGGTACAGTGGTCAGTGGTCAGTGGTCAGTGGTCAGGAAAAGACAGAGATCGGAAGGAAAAGGGATGAACGTCCAACATCGAACATCGAACGCCCAACGTCGAATGAAAAAGATGAAGAATTAGCCACCCCGGTACCATCTGCCGGAGCTACAGGGCAGGCAGACCCACACAGACTGACACAGACATTTGTCCGAGCGACCTGCTCGGACAAAAATAGTCATCGCTTCGCGAAAGAAAAGGCTGAAGACAGCTCTGATCCTTACACCGAAATGGATGTTCCTGAGCCGCGGGATCCGTATGCTGTTTCCAAATGGGAAGCAGAGCAGATTTTACGTGATATTGCGGCTGATACTGGTTTGGAGGTGGTTGTTTTGAGACCGCCTTTGGTTTATGGGCCTGGAGTAAAAGCAAATTTTTTGCGTCTATTGAAACTGATCCACAAGGGCATTCCTTTGCCTTTGGGACTTGTGCGTAATCGTCGCAGTATGGTTTACCTTGGCAATCTCGTAAGCGCCATCATGACCTGTTTGGAGCACCGCAGAGCAGCAGGCGAAACGTTTCTAATCAGTGATGGAGAGGATGTCTCTACTGCTGAATTGGTACAAAAAATGGCCTCTGCCATGGGCCGCAAGGCAACCCTTTTGCCCGTTCCTTTGGTTATGCTCAAAGCATTGGGCTTGTTGACAGGGAAAAGGGCTGAAATTGATCGTTTGACAGGTTCTTTGTGTGTTGATTCCAGTAAAATACGTGAACTTTTAGATTGGCAGGCCCCATACACCTTTGAGCAGGGTATTCAGGAAACTGTTGATTGGTATCAGTCCGCAGATTACGCGGAAAAAGATGTCTCACGCAAAGGCGCAAAGGCGCAAAGATAA
- a CDS encoding sugar transferase, whose translation MSSVLLPPSSGLSFVKRIFDIALAGFLLCFLSIPILFIGLMVKLTSKGPVLYWSDRVGINNTIFRMPKFRTMIIDTPAVATHLMKNPDVYLTPVGSFLRRFSLDELPQLYSILKGDISFVGPRPALYNQDDLVELRTGKGIHKLIPGITGWAQVNGRDELPIPVKVEFDEYYLKNRSFALDFKILWMTLAKVLRREGVTH comes from the coding sequence ATGTCCTCCGTCCTCCTTCCTCCGTCCTCCGGTCTTTCTTTTGTTAAACGTATCTTTGACATAGCTTTGGCCGGTTTTTTATTATGTTTTTTGAGTATTCCGATTCTTTTTATTGGACTGATGGTAAAGCTGACTTCAAAAGGTCCGGTATTATACTGGTCGGACAGGGTGGGGATCAACAATACTATTTTCAGGATGCCCAAGTTTCGGACGATGATTATAGATACCCCTGCCGTTGCGACTCATCTCATGAAAAATCCTGATGTTTACCTTACGCCGGTCGGCTCTTTTTTGCGCAGGTTCAGTCTGGATGAATTGCCGCAGTTGTACAGTATTTTGAAAGGTGACATAAGTTTTGTGGGTCCCCGCCCGGCCTTATATAATCAGGATGATCTGGTCGAGCTTAGAACAGGAAAAGGGATACACAAACTCATCCCTGGAATTACAGGCTGGGCGCAGGTAAACGGAAGGGATGAATTGCCGATCCCGGTAAAGGTGGAGTTTGATGAGTATTATCTTAAAAACAGGTCTTTCGCCCTTGACTTTAAGATATTGTGGATGACATTAGCAAAGGTTTTAAGGAGAGAAGGGGTTACGCATTAG
- a CDS encoding AAA family ATPase, whose product MYKRNLRLPEKPKQSFFLWGARQTGKTTLLKTCYPDALRIDLLKTDELMRYAKEPSLLREEVAALSHERLIVIDEIQKAPVLLDEIHYMIQEWQRVFALCGSSARKVRRGHANLLGGRAIRYELFGLVAQELGADFSIEHFVNTGPLPDHYGAENPALALRAYVDDYLREEILEEGMTRRLPIFSDFLRVAAIGDTEMLNMSNIARETGISVTTVRDHYGILVDTLMGTFLPAFTLRPKRRTIQAPKFYFRDLGVVNHLARRGAIQPGSELFGKAFENWLFHELSVHAKYSELFYELSYWRLSSGIEVDFILGTGTVAIEAKGKSKITSGDIRGLVNFKKDFPEVKSLIIVCLEKRMRKTDEGIHIVPYQEFTKLLWDGKWTQDLYR is encoded by the coding sequence ATGTACAAAAGAAATCTTCGATTGCCTGAGAAACCAAAGCAAAGTTTTTTCCTCTGGGGGGCGCGCCAGACCGGTAAAACAACGTTGTTAAAGACATGCTACCCGGATGCGCTGCGAATTGATCTCCTCAAAACCGATGAACTCATGCGATACGCAAAGGAGCCGTCGCTCTTGCGGGAAGAGGTGGCAGCGCTTTCACATGAACGACTGATTGTGATTGACGAAATTCAGAAGGCCCCTGTACTTCTGGATGAAATCCATTACATGATTCAGGAGTGGCAACGTGTTTTTGCATTGTGCGGCTCCAGTGCGAGAAAAGTTAGACGAGGGCATGCAAATTTATTGGGCGGCCGTGCGATTCGCTATGAACTCTTCGGCCTGGTGGCACAAGAACTTGGCGCTGATTTTTCCATTGAACATTTCGTCAACACCGGCCCGCTTCCGGATCATTATGGGGCTGAAAACCCTGCTCTGGCGCTTCGTGCCTATGTAGATGACTACTTGCGGGAAGAAATTCTGGAAGAGGGCATGACGCGTCGCCTGCCAATATTTTCCGACTTTCTCAGGGTGGCAGCCATCGGGGACACGGAAATGCTGAACATGTCCAACATTGCACGAGAAACGGGGATCTCAGTTACCACGGTCCGGGACCATTATGGCATCCTGGTCGATACCTTGATGGGCACCTTCCTGCCGGCCTTCACATTGCGGCCCAAGCGCCGCACGATTCAGGCGCCGAAATTCTATTTTCGGGATCTGGGTGTGGTCAACCATCTGGCAAGGCGTGGGGCCATCCAGCCCGGATCGGAACTGTTTGGCAAAGCTTTTGAAAACTGGCTGTTTCATGAACTGTCGGTTCACGCAAAATACAGCGAATTGTTCTATGAACTTTCATACTGGCGACTTTCCAGCGGTATTGAAGTCGATTTTATCCTGGGAACAGGTACTGTCGCCATTGAAGCAAAAGGCAAGTCAAAAATCACCTCCGGGGATATCCGGGGACTTGTCAATTTCAAAAAAGATTTTCCTGAGGTAAAGTCGCTGATCATCGTTTGTCTTGAAAAAAGGATGAGGAAGACCGACGAGGGTATTCATATCGTGCCTTATCAAGAATTCACCAAATTGCTCTGGGATGGAAAATGGACCCAGGATCTCTATCGATAA
- the vapB gene encoding type II toxin-antitoxin system VapB family antitoxin encodes METAKLFQNGSSQAVRLPKAFRIPGNEVKIFKEGNQIILEPIVTTWDSLFESLSEFPEDFMKDGRNQPAMQKRGSF; translated from the coding sequence ATGGAAACAGCAAAGTTATTTCAGAATGGGAGTTCTCAAGCAGTAAGACTGCCCAAGGCGTTTAGAATTCCCGGTAATGAGGTGAAAATATTCAAGGAAGGCAACCAGATTATATTGGAGCCCATAGTAACGACGTGGGACTCGTTGTTCGAGTCTCTTAGTGAATTCCCGGAAGACTTTATGAAAGACGGTCGTAATCAGCCTGCCATGCAGAAGAGGGGGTCTTTTTGA
- a CDS encoding type II toxin-antitoxin system VapC family toxin, with the protein MHYLLDTNICIYLIKKRPSEVLARFKQHSPQDVAVSTITLFELQYGIEKSQYRQRSEDALTKFFLPLNLIDMDRSSAMEAATIRAQLEKKGMPIGPYDLLIAGLARSRDMILVTNNTKEFERIAGLHLENWIF; encoded by the coding sequence ATGCACTATCTGCTTGATACCAATATTTGCATATACCTCATTAAAAAACGCCCATCGGAGGTTCTTGCGAGATTCAAGCAGCATTCTCCACAGGATGTCGCGGTTTCCACTATTACCCTGTTTGAACTTCAATATGGGATTGAAAAAAGCCAATACCGGCAACGTTCCGAAGATGCTCTTACCAAGTTTTTCTTGCCGTTGAATCTTATTGACATGGATCGTTCCTCTGCTATGGAAGCCGCGACTATTCGCGCGCAACTTGAAAAGAAAGGAATGCCGATTGGTCCTTATGATCTACTCATAGCAGGCCTGGCCAGATCACGGGACATGATATTGGTGACCAACAATACCAAAGAATTTGAAAGAATTGCCGGCCTGCATCTGGAAAACTGGATTTTTTAA